The Roseibaca calidilacus genome has a window encoding:
- a CDS encoding SDR family NAD(P)-dependent oxidoreductase: MVWFVTGASSGLGLEMVRILAARGDTVLASGRRALAELPADFPDCAYLPCDLADLAAVMQLAEWVAGQGPLHAAVLSAGAGFYRPLAQETPDAMARVLATNLNANITLAHALHPVLSGGRLGLIGSVAHKGAAGMPVYAASKAALDGFGRALAEEWRGRTTVRVLHPGPVATGMSARAGRNPDFADRLFLPPRQTAAALLSALGAPRGADRQTVSFLRVGLHRLVKGAA; encoded by the coding sequence ATGGTGTGGTTCGTGACCGGGGCCTCGTCCGGCTTGGGGCTGGAAATGGTTCGTATCTTGGCGGCGCGGGGTGACACCGTGCTGGCCTCGGGGCGTCGCGCGCTGGCTGAACTGCCCGCAGATTTCCCCGATTGCGCTTATCTGCCCTGCGATCTGGCGGATTTGGCCGCCGTCATGCAACTGGCCGAGTGGGTTGCGGGGCAGGGGCCGCTGCACGCCGCGGTTCTGAGCGCGGGCGCGGGGTTTTACCGCCCCTTGGCGCAAGAAACCCCCGATGCGATGGCTCGCGTGCTGGCAACTAACCTGAACGCCAATATAACCCTTGCCCATGCGCTGCACCCGGTCTTGTCCGGCGGTAGGCTTGGTCTGATCGGGTCCGTGGCGCATAAGGGCGCGGCGGGAATGCCCGTCTATGCCGCCAGCAAGGCCGCGCTTGACGGCTTCGGGCGCGCCTTGGCAGAGGAATGGCGCGGGCGGACCACGGTGCGCGTGTTGCACCCCGGCCCGGTCGCGACCGGTATGTCTGCGCGCGCCGGGCGCAACCCCGATTTCGCAGACCGCCTGTTCCTGCCGCCGCGCCAGACCGCTGCCGCGCTTCTATCCGCGCTTGGCGCCCCGCGCGGCGCAGACAGGCAAACCGTGTCCTTCCTGCGCGTGGGCTTGCACCGGCTGGTGAAGGGGGCGGCATGA
- a CDS encoding SDR family NAD(P)-dependent oxidoreductase gives MKVLITGGASGFGAAVASACAARGDIVYVLDRVPGPGVFHAHDMASPDLAAWAALADWLAAQGPFDLVVLSAGISATGRFEDIPLQDHHKVTAVNLAGVIRLVQMLEKDALAPGARLVFIASLSCFTGYPGAASYAASKDGLAGFARSLRAPMRKRGVRVQLACPGPMDTPHATRYAPEGSSAKGRMSPERAAQAVLRSRSFVVVPGLGPKLAVLAGRVAPQSMTRLMGRVLFSKLK, from the coding sequence ATGAAGGTTCTGATAACTGGCGGGGCCAGCGGGTTTGGCGCGGCTGTGGCCAGCGCCTGTGCGGCGCGCGGCGATATCGTGTATGTGCTGGATCGGGTGCCGGGGCCGGGTGTTTTTCACGCCCATGATATGGCCAGCCCAGACCTCGCCGCATGGGCCGCGCTGGCGGATTGGCTGGCCGCGCAGGGGCCGTTTGACCTTGTGGTGCTATCCGCCGGGATCAGCGCCACCGGGCGGTTCGAAGACATCCCGTTGCAGGACCATCACAAGGTCACGGCAGTGAACTTGGCAGGTGTGATCCGGCTTGTGCAGATGCTGGAGAAAGACGCGCTTGCCCCCGGCGCGCGGCTGGTGTTCATCGCGTCGCTATCCTGCTTTACCGGCTATCCGGGTGCCGCCAGCTATGCGGCCAGCAAAGATGGGCTGGCCGGGTTCGCGCGCAGCTTGCGCGCGCCAATGCGCAAACGCGGGGTGCGCGTGCAACTGGCTTGCCCCGGCCCGATGGACACGCCCCATGCGACCCGCTACGCGCCCGAAGGTTCCAGTGCCAAGGGGCGCATGTCGCCCGAGCGCGCCGCGCAGGCGGTGCTGCGCAGTCGTAGTTTTGTTGTTGTTCCCGGCCTCGGTCCGAAGCTCGCCGTATTGGCGGGGCGCGTGGCCCCGCAAAGCATGACCCGACTGATGGGTCGGGTCTTGTTTTCCAAGCTGAAATAG
- the folD gene encoding bifunctional methylenetetrahydrofolate dehydrogenase/methenyltetrahydrofolate cyclohydrolase FolD → MSATLIDGKAFAARVRAKVADHVTRLREEHGLVPGLAVVLVGEDPASQVYVRSKGKQTVEAGMASFEHKLDVDTSEADLLALIAKLNADPKVHGILVQLPLPAHLDSDLVINSIVPAKDVDGFHISNVGLLGTGQKSMVPCTPLGCLMMLRDHHGSLSGMTAVVVGRSNIVGKPMAQLLLGESCTVTIAHSRTKDLADVCRRADILVAAVGRPEMIPGDWVKPGATVIDVGINRVEGAEGKTKLVGDVDFESCAKVAGAITPVPGGVGPMTIACLLANTVTACCRANGLTEPEGLTA, encoded by the coding sequence ATGTCTGCCACCCTGATTGACGGAAAAGCCTTTGCCGCGCGTGTGCGCGCCAAGGTTGCGGATCATGTCACGCGGCTGCGTGAAGAACATGGGCTGGTGCCCGGTCTGGCGGTGGTTCTGGTCGGTGAAGACCCGGCAAGCCAGGTCTATGTGCGGTCCAAGGGCAAACAAACAGTCGAAGCCGGAATGGCATCTTTCGAACATAAGCTGGATGTAGACACATCAGAGGCCGATCTGCTGGCGCTGATCGCCAAGCTGAACGCCGACCCCAAAGTTCATGGTATTCTTGTGCAGTTACCGCTGCCCGCTCATCTGGATTCGGACCTTGTTATCAACAGCATTGTCCCGGCCAAGGATGTCGATGGCTTTCACATTTCGAATGTCGGCCTGTTGGGCACGGGCCAGAAAAGCATGGTGCCCTGCACCCCCTTGGGCTGCCTGATGATGCTGCGCGACCATCATGGCAGCCTGTCGGGGATGACCGCGGTGGTGGTCGGGCGCTCGAATATCGTGGGCAAGCCGATGGCGCAACTTTTGCTGGGCGAAAGCTGCACGGTCACGATTGCGCATTCGCGCACCAAGGATCTGGCCGATGTCTGCCGCCGCGCCGATATTCTGGTCGCCGCCGTGGGCCGCCCCGAGATGATCCCCGGCGATTGGGTGAAACCCGGCGCGACCGTGATAGACGTGGGAATCAACCGGGTCGAGGGAGCCGAGGGCAAGACCAAGCTGGTGGGCGATGTGGATTTCGAAAGCTGCGCCAAGGTCGCCGGGGCCATTACCCCCGTGCCCGGCGGTGTTGGCCCGATGACAATTGCCTGCCTGCTGGCCAATACCGTCACCGCCTGCTGCCGCGCCAATGGGCTGACCGAACCCGAAGGGCTGACCGCCTAA
- a CDS encoding bifunctional 5,10-methylenetetrahydrofolate dehydrogenase/5,10-methenyltetrahydrofolate cyclohydrolase, protein MTATLIDGKIIAQAMRDEVARDVAELDRSGWAPKLVSITVGDGAASALYVRNQQKQAEASGVEFEQRTYPAEISLEQLTGVLNGLNSDPRVHGIIIQRPLPAHIPVKALQKAVHPLKDVEGMHPASIGNIVYNDLALGPCTAVAAVEMLKTLPLQVEGLDVVVIGHSEIVGKPIAFLMMGLGATVTVCHHMTRQVAVHSRRADAVFVAVGRPGLVTGEMLKPGAALIDIGINRVDGRTVGDADFDSCAEVAGWITPVPGGVGPVTVATLLKNAVLAAQMQRDHYAASYAAG, encoded by the coding sequence ATGACCGCCACGCTGATTGACGGGAAAATCATTGCACAGGCCATGCGCGACGAGGTGGCGCGCGATGTTGCCGAGTTGGATCGCAGTGGCTGGGCCCCCAAGCTGGTGTCTATCACTGTGGGCGATGGGGCGGCCTCGGCGCTCTATGTGCGCAACCAGCAAAAACAGGCCGAAGCCTCTGGCGTGGAGTTCGAGCAGCGCACCTACCCGGCCGAGATTTCGCTGGAGCAACTGACCGGTGTTCTGAACGGGTTGAACAGCGATCCGCGCGTGCATGGCATTATCATCCAGCGCCCCTTGCCCGCGCATATCCCTGTCAAGGCACTGCAAAAGGCGGTGCATCCGCTGAAAGACGTCGAGGGGATGCACCCCGCATCGATCGGCAATATCGTCTATAACGATCTTGCGCTTGGCCCCTGCACCGCTGTTGCGGCGGTCGAGATGCTGAAAACCCTTCCCTTGCAGGTTGAAGGGTTGGACGTTGTCGTTATCGGCCATTCCGAGATCGTGGGCAAACCCATTGCCTTTCTGATGATGGGGCTGGGGGCGACGGTCACCGTCTGCCACCACATGACGCGGCAAGTGGCGGTGCATTCGCGCCGCGCCGATGCCGTTTTCGTGGCCGTGGGCCGCCCCGGTCTGGTGACAGGAGAGATGTTGAAACCCGGCGCAGCGCTGATTGATATCGGGATAAACCGGGTCGATGGCCGCACCGTGGGCGATGCCGATTTCGACAGCTGCGCCGAGGTCGCGGGCTGGATCACGCCGGTTCCCGGCGGCGTTGGCCCGGTCACGGTCGCAACATTGTTGAAGAACGCGGTTCTGGCGGCGCAGATGCAGCGGGACCATTATGCGGCAAGCTACGCCGCCGGTTGA
- a CDS encoding chorismate mutase, which yields MLNPKTCTDMAQLRAQIDQIDKELVALLALRAKHIDRAIELKPGEGLPARIDARVNDVLDKVTSHSQTNGLDPALARALWSELIDWSIAREERVLGRNEKGCE from the coding sequence ATGCTCAACCCGAAAACCTGCACCGATATGGCGCAACTTCGCGCTCAGATCGACCAGATTGACAAAGAGCTTGTCGCGTTGCTTGCGCTGCGCGCCAAGCATATCGACCGGGCCATAGAATTGAAACCGGGCGAAGGGCTGCCCGCACGGATTGACGCAAGGGTGAATGATGTTCTGGACAAGGTCACATCACACTCCCAAACCAATGGGCTGGACCCGGCGCTGGCGCGCGCGCTGTGGTCTGAACTGATTGACTGGTCCATCGCCCGCGAGGAACGGGTTTTGGGACGCAACGAAAAGGGCTGCGAATGA
- a CDS encoding formate--tetrahydrofolate ligase, with the protein MSFKTDIEIAREAQKRPIQEIGAKLDIPTEHLLPFGHDKAKVSQEFVAQARAAKRGKLILVTAINPTPAGEGKTTTTVGLGDGLNAIGKKAAICIREASLGPNFGMKGGAAGGGMAQVVPMEDMNLHFTGDFHAITSAHNLLSAMIDNHIYWGNALDIDERRIVWRRVMDMNDRALRDMVVSLGGVSNGFPRQTGFDITVASEVMAILCLAADLDDLQRRLGDIVVAYTREKKAITCRDIGAEGAMTVLLKDAMQPNLVQTLENNPAFVHGGPFANIAHGCNSVVATQTALGLADYVVTEAGFGADLGAEKFFDIKCRKAGLAPSVAVIVATVRAMKMNGGVAKADLGSENVSAVEKGCPNLGRHIENVKGFGVPVVVAINHFHSDTEAEVQAVKDYVAEQGAEAILCRHWAEGSKGVTELATRVAELADADQAQFAPLYPDEMPLFDKIQTIARRIYRADDVLADDKIRAQLKEWEAAGYGNLPICMAKTQYSFTTDPTRRGAPTGHSVPVREVRLSAGAGFIVVICGEIMTMPGLPRKPAAESIRFNEEGLIEGLF; encoded by the coding sequence ATGAGCTTCAAGACAGATATCGAAATCGCCCGCGAGGCGCAGAAACGCCCGATACAAGAGATCGGCGCGAAACTGGACATTCCGACCGAACATCTGCTGCCCTTCGGGCATGACAAGGCCAAGGTCAGCCAAGAATTCGTGGCGCAGGCGCGCGCGGCCAAGCGTGGCAAGCTGATCCTTGTGACCGCGATCAACCCGACCCCTGCGGGCGAAGGCAAGACCACCACCACCGTGGGCTTGGGCGATGGGCTGAACGCAATCGGCAAGAAAGCGGCGATCTGTATCCGCGAAGCCTCGCTTGGGCCAAACTTCGGCATGAAAGGGGGTGCTGCGGGCGGTGGCATGGCGCAAGTCGTGCCGATGGAAGACATGAACCTGCATTTCACTGGCGATTTCCACGCCATCACATCGGCCCATAATCTGCTGTCGGCGATGATCGACAACCATATTTACTGGGGCAACGCGCTGGACATCGACGAACGTCGCATTGTCTGGCGGCGGGTGATGGACATGAATGACCGCGCGCTGCGGGATATGGTGGTCAGCCTTGGCGGCGTGTCGAACGGTTTTCCGCGCCAAACCGGCTTTGACATTACCGTGGCGTCCGAGGTCATGGCGATCCTGTGCCTGGCCGCCGATCTGGACGATCTGCAACGCCGTCTGGGCGATATTGTCGTGGCCTATACCCGCGAGAAGAAAGCCATCACCTGCCGCGATATCGGGGCCGAAGGCGCGATGACCGTGCTGTTGAAAGACGCGATGCAGCCCAACCTTGTGCAGACGCTGGAAAACAATCCCGCCTTCGTGCATGGCGGCCCGTTTGCCAATATTGCGCATGGCTGCAATTCGGTGGTGGCAACACAAACCGCGCTGGGGCTGGCCGATTACGTCGTGACCGAAGCGGGCTTTGGTGCGGACTTGGGCGCAGAGAAGTTCTTCGACATCAAATGCCGCAAAGCAGGGCTGGCCCCGTCGGTTGCTGTGATCGTGGCCACCGTGCGCGCGATGAAGATGAACGGCGGCGTGGCGAAAGCTGACCTTGGTTCGGAAAATGTAAGTGCAGTGGAAAAAGGCTGCCCGAATCTGGGCCGCCATATTGAGAATGTGAAAGGGTTTGGTGTTCCCGTGGTGGTCGCCATCAACCATTTCCACAGCGATACCGAAGCCGAGGTGCAGGCGGTGAAGGATTACGTTGCCGAACAAGGCGCCGAAGCAATCCTGTGCCGCCACTGGGCCGAAGGGTCCAAAGGGGTGACGGAACTGGCCACCCGCGTGGCGGAACTGGCCGATGCCGACCAAGCGCAATTCGCCCCGCTCTACCCCGACGAGATGCCGCTGTTCGACAAGATCCAGACCATCGCGCGGCGTATCTACCGCGCCGATGATGTGCTGGCGGATGACAAAATCCGCGCGCAGTTGAAAGAATGGGAAGCGGCAGGCTATGGCAACCTGCCGATTTGCATGGCCAAGACGCAATATTCCTTCACCACCGACCCAACCCGGCGCGGCGCGCCCACGGGCCATTCGGTGCCAGTGCGCGAAGTGCGGCTATCGGCGGGCGCGGGCTTTATCGTGGTGATCTGCGGCGAGATCATGACCATGCCGGGCCTGCCGCGCAAACCGGCGGCCGAGAGCATTCGCTTCAATGAGGAAGGGCTGATCGAGGGGCTATTCTAA
- a CDS encoding aspartate-semialdehyde dehydrogenase produces the protein MGYKIVVVGATGNVGHEMLNILAEREFPVDEIAALASRRSQGTEVSFGDRTLKCQDLEQFDFTGWDIALFAIGGEATKTYAPRAAKAGCVVIDNSSLYRYDPDVPLVVPEVNAAAVDGYTKKNIIANPNCSTAQMVVALKPLHDRARIKRVVVSTYQSVSGSGKEAMDELWNQTKGMFVPGQEVAPSVYPKQIAFNVIPHIDVFLDDGSTKEEWKMVAETKKIMDPSIKLTATCVRVPVFVGHSESINIEFEDFLDEDEARDILREAPGILVVDKREAGGYITPVECVGEYATYISRIRQDSTIDNGLNIWCVSDNLRKGAALNAVQIAEVLGQRCLKKG, from the coding sequence ATGGGCTATAAGATCGTCGTCGTTGGTGCCACCGGCAATGTGGGCCACGAAATGCTGAATATCCTCGCAGAGCGCGAGTTCCCGGTCGATGAGATCGCGGCACTGGCCTCGCGCCGGTCGCAAGGGACCGAGGTCAGCTTTGGCGATCGAACTTTGAAATGTCAGGATCTGGAACAGTTCGATTTCACCGGCTGGGATATCGCGCTGTTTGCGATTGGCGGCGAAGCCACCAAAACCTACGCGCCCCGGGCCGCCAAGGCGGGCTGCGTGGTGATCGACAATTCGTCGCTGTATCGCTACGACCCCGACGTGCCGCTGGTTGTGCCCGAAGTGAACGCCGCCGCCGTCGACGGCTACACCAAGAAGAACATCATCGCGAACCCCAATTGTTCGACCGCGCAGATGGTCGTGGCGCTGAAGCCGTTGCATGACCGTGCGCGCATCAAGCGTGTCGTTGTCAGCACCTACCAATCCGTGTCGGGCAGCGGCAAGGAAGCCATGGATGAGTTGTGGAACCAGACCAAGGGCATGTTCGTGCCCGGTCAGGAAGTGGCGCCCAGCGTTTACCCCAAGCAGATCGCCTTTAACGTGATCCCGCATATCGACGTGTTCCTGGACGATGGGTCGACCAAGGAAGAATGGAAGATGGTCGCGGAAACCAAGAAAATCATGGACCCTTCGATCAAGCTGACCGCAACCTGCGTGCGCGTGCCGGTTTTCGTCGGCCATTCGGAATCGATCAATATCGAATTCGAGGATTTTCTGGACGAAGACGAGGCCCGCGACATCCTGCGCGAAGCGCCGGGTATTCTGGTGGTCGATAAGCGCGAAGCGGGTGGCTACATCACCCCGGTTGAATGCGTCGGCGAATATGCGACCTATATCAGCCGCATCCGGCAGGACAGCACCATCGACAATGGCCTGAACATATGGTGCGTGTCGGACAACCTGCGCAAAGGGGCTGCGCTGAACGCGGTGCAAATTGCCGAAGTGCTGGGACAGCGCTGCCTGAAAAAAGGCTGA
- the aroA gene encoding 3-phosphoshikimate 1-carboxyvinyltransferase gives MSGHGPAIPMTARKSGPLSGVAEVPGDKSISHRALILGALSVGETRITGLLEGQDVLDTASAMRAFGAEVIQHGPGDWTVQGVGVGGFAEPDRVIDCGNSGTGVRLIMGAMATTAITASFTGDASLVKRPMGRVTDPLALFGAQAVGRDGGRLPMTVVGAANPVPVRYRVPMPSAQVKSAVLLAGLNAPGQTVVIEGEPTRDHTERMLRGFGAELTVEDTDEGRVITLTGQPELTGQDVAVPRDPSSAAFPVCAALMVQDSNIFVPGISQNPTRNGIFLTLQEMGADLVLENPREEGGEPVADLRVRFGALKGINVPPERAASMIDEYPILAALAATAEGVTVMTGIKELRVKESDRIDAMARGLEACGVRVDETEDSLTVYGMAQVPGGATVASHLDHRIAMAFLCLGMVSAKPITVDDASPIATSFPVFEGLMTGLGANIIRANR, from the coding sequence ATGTCCGGCCACGGCCCCGCGATCCCCATGACCGCCCGCAAATCCGGCCCGCTTTCGGGCGTGGCAGAGGTGCCGGGCGATAAATCCATCTCGCACCGCGCGCTGATCTTGGGTGCGCTTTCGGTGGGCGAAACCCGCATCACCGGGTTGTTGGAAGGCCAAGACGTGCTGGACACCGCGAGCGCCATGCGCGCCTTCGGGGCAGAGGTGATCCAGCATGGCCCCGGCGACTGGACGGTGCAGGGCGTGGGCGTTGGCGGCTTTGCCGAACCCGACCGCGTTATCGATTGCGGCAATTCCGGCACTGGCGTGCGCCTGATTATGGGGGCGATGGCCACGACCGCGATCACGGCCAGTTTCACCGGCGATGCCAGCCTTGTGAAACGCCCAATGGGCCGCGTGACCGACCCGCTGGCACTGTTTGGCGCGCAGGCGGTGGGCCGCGATGGTGGGCGCTTGCCGATGACGGTGGTTGGCGCGGCGAACCCCGTGCCGGTGCGCTACCGCGTGCCCATGCCGTCTGCACAGGTGAAATCGGCAGTGCTTTTGGCCGGGTTGAATGCGCCGGGGCAAACCGTGGTCATCGAGGGCGAGCCGACCCGCGACCATACCGAGCGGATGCTGCGCGGGTTCGGGGCAGAGCTGACGGTGGAGGATACGGATGAGGGCCGCGTCATTACCCTGACCGGCCAGCCCGAATTGACTGGGCAGGATGTGGCTGTGCCGCGTGACCCAAGCTCTGCCGCCTTTCCGGTTTGCGCGGCGCTGATGGTGCAAGATTCGAACATTTTTGTGCCTGGTATTAGCCAAAACCCCACGCGAAATGGCATTTTCCTGACATTGCAGGAAATGGGTGCCGATCTGGTTCTGGAAAACCCGCGCGAGGAAGGGGGCGAGCCTGTCGCCGATCTGCGCGTGCGGTTCGGTGCGCTGAAAGGCATCAACGTGCCGCCCGAACGCGCCGCCAGCATGATCGATGAATACCCGATCCTTGCCGCGCTGGCCGCGACCGCCGAAGGCGTGACCGTCATGACCGGCATCAAGGAATTGCGTGTCAAGGAATCCGACCGGATCGACGCCATGGCGCGCGGCTTGGAAGCCTGCGGTGTGCGCGTGGACGAAACCGAGGATAGCCTGACCGTTTATGGCATGGCGCAGGTGCCGGGCGGGGCGACCGTGGCCAGCCATCTGGACCACCGCATTGCCATGGCGTTCCTGTGTCTGGGGATGGTCAGCGCCAAACCGATCACGGTCGATGACGCAAGCCCGATTGCCACGTCCTTCCCGGTGTTTGAAGGGCTGATGACCGGGCTTGGTGCCAACATCATTCGCGCGAACCGGTAA
- a CDS encoding phosphoenolpyruvate carboxykinase encodes MSHPRVNPNQRLEDQGIIGVARAYYNLLEPALMTEAIARGEGKLGLGGAFLATTGAHTGRSPKDKFVVRRPSVESEIWWDNNAPMDPDAFERLYQDMLAHVQGRDMFVQDLYGGADPAHRLDVRVVTELAWHGLFIRHLLRRPEAAELESFVPEFTIINCPSFKADPARHGCRSQTVIALDFERKLILIANTAYAGENKKSVFTLLNYLLPQKGIMPMHCSANHAIGNPDDAAVFFGLSGTGKTTLSADPARILIGDDEHGWSDSGIFNFEGGCYAKTINLNAEAEPEIYATTHRFGSVVENMVHDPDTLELDFEDDSLTANTRVAYPLDAISNASETSLGGVPKNVIMLTCDAFGVLPPIARLTPAQAMYHFLSGFTSKVAGTEQGVTEPQPTFSTCFGAPFMPRRPEVYGKLLQEKIDQFGAECWLVNTGWTGGAYGTGSRMPIRATRALLTAALDGSLKDVEFRRDENFGFMVPVSVPGVADVLLDPRRTWDNPEAYDAQARKLVEMFAENFAQYVPFIDDTVKEAAIG; translated from the coding sequence ATGTCACACCCCCGCGTAAACCCGAACCAACGCTTGGAAGATCAAGGCATCATCGGCGTTGCGCGGGCGTATTACAACTTGCTGGAACCCGCGCTGATGACCGAAGCCATCGCGCGTGGCGAGGGCAAGCTGGGTCTGGGTGGCGCGTTTTTGGCCACGACTGGCGCGCATACGGGCCGCTCGCCCAAGGATAAATTCGTTGTCCGCCGCCCCAGCGTGGAATCCGAAATCTGGTGGGACAATAATGCGCCCATGGACCCTGACGCGTTCGAGCGGCTGTATCAGGACATGCTGGCCCATGTTCAGGGCCGCGACATGTTCGTGCAAGACCTGTATGGCGGCGCTGACCCCGCGCATCGGCTGGACGTTCGTGTCGTGACGGAACTGGCATGGCATGGGCTGTTCATCCGCCACCTGCTGCGCCGCCCCGAAGCCGCAGAGCTGGAAAGCTTCGTGCCCGAATTCACCATCATCAATTGCCCCAGCTTCAAGGCCGATCCGGCCCGCCATGGCTGCCGGTCGCAAACCGTGATCGCGCTGGATTTCGAACGCAAGCTGATCCTGATCGCGAATACCGCCTATGCGGGCGAGAACAAGAAGTCCGTCTTTACTCTGCTGAACTACCTGCTGCCCCAGAAAGGCATCATGCCAATGCATTGCTCGGCCAACCACGCCATTGGCAACCCGGATGATGCGGCCGTGTTCTTTGGCCTGTCGGGCACCGGCAAAACCACCTTGTCGGCGGACCCCGCGCGCATTCTGATCGGGGATGACGAACATGGCTGGTCCGACAGCGGCATCTTCAACTTCGAGGGCGGCTGCTACGCCAAGACCATCAACCTCAATGCCGAAGCCGAACCCGAAATCTACGCCACGACCCACCGTTTCGGGTCGGTCGTGGAAAACATGGTCCACGATCCCGATACGCTGGAGTTGGATTTCGAGGATGACAGCCTGACCGCGAATACCCGCGTGGCCTACCCGCTGGATGCAATTTCGAACGCGTCCGAAACGTCTTTGGGCGGGGTGCCGAAAAACGTCATCATGCTGACCTGCGACGCGTTCGGCGTGCTGCCGCCCATTGCACGGCTGACCCCGGCACAAGCGATGTATCACTTCCTGTCGGGCTTCACCTCGAAAGTGGCGGGGACCGAACAAGGTGTCACCGAACCGCAACCGACATTTTCCACCTGTTTCGGCGCACCGTTCATGCCGCGCCGCCCCGAAGTTTATGGCAAGCTGCTGCAAGAAAAGATCGACCAGTTCGGCGCGGAATGCTGGCTGGTCAATACCGGCTGGACAGGCGGGGCCTATGGCACCGGCTCTCGTATGCCCATCCGGGCCACACGGGCGCTGCTGACAGCCGCGCTGGACGGATCATTGAAGGATGTCGAATTCCGCCGCGATGAGAATTTCGGCTTCATGGTGCCAGTGTCGGTGCCCGGCGTGGCCGATGTGCTGCTGGACCCGCGCCGCACTTGGGACAACCCCGAAGCCTATGACGCCCAAGCGCGCAAACTGGTCGAGATGTTCGCCGAGAATTTCGCGCAATATGTGCCTTTTATTGACGACACGGTGAAAGAGGCCGCGATCGGCTGA
- a CDS encoding response regulator transcription factor yields the protein MSKIALVDDDRNILTSVSICLEAEGFEVETYNDGQQALDAFNRKLPDMAVLDMKMPRMDGMELLQRLRQKTQMPIIFLTSKDDEIDEVLGLRMGADDYVKKPFSQRLLVERIRALLRRKQANEGVVEAGEEAKILVRGNLEMDPLRHQVKWKGEDVTLTVTEFLLLQALAQRPGVVKSRDQLMDVAYDDQVYVDDRTIDSHIKRLRKKMRSVDTEFSSIETLYGIGYKYNEA from the coding sequence ATGTCGAAAATCGCATTGGTTGATGATGACCGCAACATTTTGACCTCAGTGTCGATTTGCCTGGAAGCCGAAGGGTTCGAGGTTGAGACATATAATGACGGTCAACAAGCCTTGGATGCGTTCAATCGCAAATTGCCGGATATGGCCGTGCTGGACATGAAGATGCCACGCATGGATGGCATGGAATTGTTGCAACGGTTGCGTCAGAAAACCCAGATGCCGATCATATTCCTGACCTCGAAAGATGATGAGATTGACGAGGTGCTTGGCCTGCGCATGGGGGCGGATGACTATGTCAAGAAGCCGTTTTCGCAGCGCTTGCTGGTCGAACGCATCCGCGCTTTGCTGCGCCGCAAACAGGCCAATGAAGGTGTGGTTGAAGCGGGCGAGGAAGCCAAGATCCTTGTGCGGGGCAACCTGGAAATGGACCCGCTGCGCCATCAGGTGAAGTGGAAAGGTGAAGATGTCACCCTGACCGTCACCGAATTTTTGCTGCTTCAAGCGCTTGCGCAGCGCCCCGGTGTTGTGAAGTCGCGCGATCAATTGATGGACGTGGCCTATGATGACCAAGTCTATGTTGACGATCGCACGATCGACAGTCACATCAAGCGTTTGCGCAAGAAGATGCGTTCGGTTGATACTGAATTCTCGTCGATCGAAACGCTGTATGGGATCGGTTACAAGTATAACGAAGCGTGA